Below is a genomic region from Chelmon rostratus isolate fCheRos1 chromosome 7, fCheRos1.pri, whole genome shotgun sequence.
CAGTGCATGGAAAGGAAAGGAACAGAGGCAATCCCTGGCGTGGACAAAGGGCAGGAGAGGATGTGGGTAAGAAGGAGACGGACAGAGCAAAGGGACTTGTGGGAAACCATGTAGAAAAtacacaggaaatgaaagggaaAGCTGTACCTGTTTGAATGTGCCCTTGGCATTGAGCAAGTGGTAGACCATATAAGCAGGCACACAGATGAATGAGGACACCCCGATGCAGTAGCCCAGGACAGTGGTCCAAGGCGGGAACTGGTAGTCGAACAGCCTGACCTCTGGAGGGAAGGCCAGGAAACTAATGATGATGAACTGGGCACAGGAACAAAAGCAAAGGTCAGACATAACAAGGATCAAACACCAGGATAAATATGACAAAACTATTCTGAGAGCAAGTAAGTTAAACAACAGCTGCTCTAACTACTATGTCTTCATGTGCTTGCTCTCCAATGGCTCATTTCACACAATTTAGCACCCttctaagtgtgtgtgcgtgtgcatgtgtgtgtgtgcgtgtgtcagagACTCACCAGCAGAAAGCAGGGGCAGATGGCCACCCAGCAGACCCTCCAGAAACAACCCGGGTAGAAACCAAGCATGAGCTGGACGTCATTACAGAAACGGTTGGtacctggaacacacacatgcacacagacacacacaatcaataCAAGCTCCCAGATATAAGGAGTGCACCTTTATCCACTCTTTCATGTGTTTAGTGTCGGCACAAGGAGGCCGAAAAAGAGCTGAGGAGATTGTGGTATTGTCATAAATCAGCAGCGCAGTTCGCGACTTTTGTCGTCGTTCACAGCTTGGTGGCAAACGATCAACATCAGCATCACAGTTAATCGTCAATTTAACTTGCCGTAGAACCAGGAAACAGCGATGACTTCGAGCAGAACCACAGTGATGACTGCAGGGCCTGTGGCGTACTCCTCAAACAGCTTCACCACAAACGCTCCTCCCTGACACAACAGACAAGACGAgcgggagagacagagagagaggaagacttTCTGTAAAGCTATGCACAAATGACTCTTACGCAAGAGGCTTGGGGATTGGGGAAATTTGTCTTGAGCGTTTGATCGAGCAGAGATGCATGCTGGTCACTACCTTACTGTGATGAGGGTTGGAGATAAATAGATTACCACGGAGACACTGCTCTAATCTGATTTCAGCTAATTGTTAACTACAGTCCATCACATTACCTACAACACAGCGATGACATTTATGATCTATGCTTTAATGTAAATTGAGGGTGTTGGAAATTATGGGCATTAAATCATGTCTTTAATGAATGTTTCTTATCAGTAGGTGTGATAAATTATCGATTGACCTGTGATATTAAAGGTGTTTCAAGTCTAAATTGACTCAGGATGATGCTTTTATGATAGAGATTAATGTAATGTGGCTATTTAACTTACATATGTGAGTGTGGAGAGGGCCCCGAGGTAGCAGACGCACACCAGTCCAAAGACAAACCACTCTCGTCTCTTAACCAGAATATGAGGGAACTCATCGAGCATAGCTGTGATCACCCCCTCTAACCCTGCAAACTACAGagtgggagaggaaggagaaataaGCAAATAAGAACTCATCAGAGGCTGCAGAATGAGGCAGAAGACAAATAAAGTTAAGGCTTTTCTAGGAcacattatactgtacatataacCTCAAGCTTTACGAaactaaatgttaaatgttatcAAGATGTTGgtgatcagctgtttgatcTAATCAACCCAGCACTACACTACTCTAACAAAAACCATCCAGAGATGCGTCTGAGTATCATAAGCTTCGcgcagcaacaaaaaaaacaaagaaacaaaaagttAAGGTGATCCAGCATGAATCCGAGTACGCCGAGACGTCTCTCAATAATATTCTCAGTCATAAAATGGAGGAGCATAGCAACCCCGAGTGCTGATTCTACGCTGATTATCAGTATGTGATAAGAGCCTTACGGGTCTCTCCAGCTGGCTGCCtcagagcagataaacacaggATTGTAGAGACAAGATCAccacacagcagtgatgtgaaagtcctgtcacattgttttcattgactGTTATCCAGTATGGAACAGCAAGGGCAAATAATACCCGACACCTTTATGGAGCAACAAGTAAGACAGGTAAACGCAAGTCAAACAGGACAAAGCATTTGTCTACATAACAAGGCAAACATGGAAGCTCTGCTACAAGGTTTGAGAGAGCACATGCTGTAAGAGCTGGGCACTGTGCAACAACAGAATCAGAGCGACGACAATAAGGAGAGAGAAACACGAGAGGATATAAAGAACATTCAGCAAAAAGGAACATTACTTTGGCGTCTTAACGTTTGCAATGCAGTGAGTGTTCGGCAAACTAACCGTGCTGTCCAGACCCAACATAATGATCATGAGGAAGAAGATGATGGAAAAGAAAGTAGCTGCAGGCATATTTGCTATGGCTTCTGCATAAATGATGAAGAGCAGACTGGGACctggagagaagaaacgagaAGGAGGTTAAAACAGATTTTGATGTTGTGTTCGTCCTCGCAACGGTACAGAGTGATGCATCTGGAGCCGTGCTGTCCTACCAGCATCCTTGGCCACAGCGTCCACATCCTGCTGCCTCATCTCAGCCATGTAGCCCAGCACGGTGAAGATGACGAAGCCAGACAGAAAGCTGGTCAGGCAGTTCACAGAGCTGGTGACCAGAGCGTCTCTGAGATGGAGAAAAGGTGGTttgggagggaggaagatgagTTAGCGTTAGTGTTCACCTTCGAGAATCTGCAGAGTATTTAAATTCATCAGACTTGACTACTGGACGTTTCTGATGCAGTCCGGTCATGGATATTGACAGATATAAAAGTTGTGATAATTCTATGAAACACTTTAAAGCACTGCAGACCTCTAGTTTTCGGAAGGTGTAAAAAAGCCCCTGAAGTGGCCTTTGGCTCCTTCGGCAGCTAGGTTTAATTGTAGCATGACCTTTataatgaaatgtgtgttcaaGATAAATTCTCACTTGTAGCAGTTGTTGTGAAACGGGTTGTAGCTGGCGAAGGCGAGAAGCACGCCAAACCCTGGACCCAGTGAGAAAAagatctgagctgctgcatcGATCCACACCTGAGAGAGTTGATGAGGGTGAATGACGTGCGTTAATGCAAGATGTTCACGTAAAGATAACAGCGCAATGTTGATATTTCAGACAGAGGGATCAAAGAAACCCTTGCTAAACTGCACCGACTTACTGTTGTGCTAAGCAGCTTCTCCCAATCAGGTTTGAGATAAAAGACCACGCCCCTCCAGGCCCCTGGCAGAGTGGCCCCACGGATGAGCAGCACCAGGAGGACCAGGTAGGGAAAGGTAGCAGTCACCCATACCACCTAATGCAGAGAAGAGGCAGCACAAAACAACTTCTCAGTACAGTCAGTCCTAGCAGCCGATATCCAGCCGACTCAATAATCAGCTTTTGTTGCCTTGGTAGCGCTTCATGGTAAACCATTCTGTAACACACATTACCTCTTCTGATCCAGGGGATTTTCAGGAACATCACTGCATGTATGTTAATTGAATTCATCATAGAGAGCACCACATTAgaggtgtatgtgtgcattACGTTTATATCAATAGCGGTAGATTATTATTCATCTTAACATCGAAGTCATCCAAGTCTTTGCATTGCACTACTGTAACACTGCCCAACTCATTCACCCATTCATCCTTGTCAAAACTACGCTACTAGTGGCTAATGTGGCCTCAAGCCTAGAGCAGTAATACTCCCCAGCACCTGTCagcagactttgatgtgtaaaattggtggagttcccctttaaacTACAGTCAGTGGTTCCATGTGCAAACAAGGCTGGATATAACAGCTCAAGTTTGAGTTATATGGACCACCACAGATGGAAGCAGCCCTGTgagacacaggaaacaccatGTACCCATACTGTGTAGTATGAAGCCATCACTCTCTTATCTGACCGTTTTCAACATGGTAGATATGGACAGGAACTGTGGACAAGGCTGGTTTGAACCACAGGCCTTTCTACCCATGATGATGGATGATACTGAGGGTGGAGAGGCGACAGGAGAACAACCATCCTTGTCTTCGCCTCTCTGGCcccatcaatccatccatccatccactctaACTGACACCCCCATCAGCCATGCAGGCGCCCCCTCGGTTACCTTTCCAGACGTCTTGACTCCCTTCCAGATGCTGAAGTAGACGAtggtgaagatgaagagcaggcAGAGGGCCAGCTGCCAGCTGACAGAGCCCAGCTGGTGCAATCCCGGGGAGAGGTGAACCTGCAACACCTGGCGACTGGCGGGAGAAGACGGGCCAAAGAGGGAGCAAAGAGGGGAGACGAGGGATAGACAGGGGCAACAGGGAAAAGGGTGAAATTGCACGTTGGGGGATGATATAAGAGTGGTGGAAATCAAGGAAAAGTGGAAGAGCAagggggaaggagagggggagagaagggaaggtaaaaggaaggaaaagaatgTGGAGAATAATAAGACATGACAGACAAGATGACAAAGTAAGAATACAAAGTTAGGGTGGATAGAAGGGATGTTTGGAAATTtggaaagcagaggaaaaggacAGAGCATGGAAGGAAGGAGATATGATAAAGAAATGACACgcaagaaaaataaagtcagaGGCAGGGGGTGAGAAAGGGTAATAAACGggacagaggggaaaaacacagtATAAATTCTCAGTCCAATATGAGAAAGATAGAGCCTATCACAATACACATCCTTGCATGATACACACAGATTAAATTAGTAGAAATCAAAGTTCACCTAAGTAAAAAACTGATAAAACAGGACTTATTTTATAGCAAATTTATCTAAAATCTAAACGATATTTACGCAAGacagggtaaaaaaaaattgcactaCAAGGCAAAAAAGAAGGAGGCTGAAATGAACAGCGGGGTTAACATCTGGTCACAGGTTAAGCACACAGTGCTCGGACGATAAAACAGAGACGTGATTTATGTTGGAAACAGGAAATTCTGGCGCCAGGCTGAGTTGCGGAATTTGTTACTTTTAAACCTGTATTAGGAAAAGTCAACTACGGATAAACCCTGAATCTGTCTCAgtggacagacacagacacggcCTAGTGAGCAGCTGATAAGACTGAGCCAGTAGACTGTCGAGACCCAAAGCCGTCCGGCGTAAGAAAGACATTGTTCTGACACAGCTCGGTTTTGTGTTACAGCAAAACCAAATAGCCGACTTGACTGAACTCATCATTGTGAAAGCAGCACGTCTGTTTCACAACAAAGTTAATACTAAATActattatttttaacatttaatttacaCACTAGATGACTACCACAGTACCCCTGATTATCTGCACATGAATGCTGATGATATGATAATATATTTCTATAAAACTATAGAGTTATAGTTATAACTATGTCATTTATGCAGCTTTGTAATAtattaaataaagcttttagCACAAGTTCCGGCAGGAAGACAATTGAGGGCCTCACCTCTCAATTATCATCCTCTGATTTCACTGGGATTTGTTCGTCATCCAATGATTATCTTAGCTGAAGAATGTGTAAACCACATAAGAAGCTATGACAGATGGCTATTTATCACACTCTATCCTCATAAGTCTATATCATTGACGGCAGAAACCCTTCTTCAGCTTTAAAttacttgtgtgtgtctttagcTAATTGCCACTCAGTAAATATTATCTGTGAGGATAATATTTTGCTCCTCGCATATTATGTTACCCCTGTATCACTCCTGTACTGCCAACCACCTTAGATGAGACCAGTGATTCTTATTGTGGAGTTCCAATAACTTCTTCCTGCTACGTCTTCACAGCCAGTGAGGAAGCGGCTTTCGGAGAGACGGCTGGTGGTAAATCTGTCAGGACTTTTAAACACCAGAGCCAACCCTGTAATCTCTCTCTGGAAGtcatcctccctccttcacttgACGTCTCCCTCCTGTGTAGCTCTCCACTTACGCCTCTACATCCGACTTACATGCACTTACGTATAGAACTCCTCTgcgggggaggtggaggagttggACCACGACACGTTGTGGTCGGTGGACATGTAACGGTTACAGTTGGCGGTGTTCCAGCTGTTGGTGCAGGTGGTCCAGGGCAGGGTGGGTCGAAATGATGACAGCAGGTAGTACAAGGCCCAGGCCATGATGGTGTTGTAGTAGAAGGCCACGTAGAGGGCTATGATGCAGATGGCAAAGCCGATCCCTGGATCAGTGGGACAAAGCACCgttaacacaaaaataaaagcatttagaAATATCTTGATCTTAAGCTTCCCATCTGCATTGCATTAAAAACGTGTGTGCGGTATGTGACATCAGCCAGTCACTCCCTTTCAAGAGACATCAGTGATGTTTTCAAGCTAATTCAAGCTGCTATGGGGTAAGTGGGTGACATTTCCGAACAACAGCAATTTACAGACTATCACATTTCTGAGCATTTGGCATTTGGCATGGAAATGTGACAATTTCCATAACAGAGAGT
It encodes:
- the slc6a4a gene encoding solute carrier family 6 member 4a; this translates as METKDMMMTSMLTMDKGENEGERDKAREEVGGQEEGTQQENDRLVLADGLAEKGPKSLTSSSGQQVSNGFTTSTPQSPRDGPGAAASSGGTASGPGGGAGSAALLGGLRTLVVQQTSLERPRETWSKKVDFLLSVIGYAVDLGNVWRFPYICYQNGGGAFLLPYLLMAVFGGVPLFYMELALGQFHRNGCISIWKHICPIFKGIGFAICIIALYVAFYYNTIMAWALYYLLSSFRPTLPWTTCTNSWNTANCNRYMSTDHNVSWSNSSTSPAEEFYTRQVLQVHLSPGLHQLGSVSWQLALCLLFIFTIVYFSIWKGVKTSGKVVWVTATFPYLVLLVLLIRGATLPGAWRGVVFYLKPDWEKLLSTTVWIDAAAQIFFSLGPGFGVLLAFASYNPFHNNCYKDALVTSSVNCLTSFLSGFVIFTVLGYMAEMRQQDVDAVAKDAGPSLLFIIYAEAIANMPAATFFSIIFFLMIIMLGLDSTFAGLEGVITAMLDEFPHILVKRREWFVFGLVCVCYLGALSTLTYGGAFVVKLFEEYATGPAVITVVLLEVIAVSWFYGTNRFCNDVQLMLGFYPGCFWRVCWVAICPCFLLFIIISFLAFPPEVRLFDYQFPPWTTVLGYCIGVSSFICVPAYMVYHLLNAKGTFKQRLLKSITPEPSTNQHRDFIVTNAV